One part of the Bradyrhizobium sp. CB1650 genome encodes these proteins:
- a CDS encoding DMT family transporter: MQSAGSGWGNGLLGVIIFSGSLPATRVAVGGFSALFLTSARAAIAALLGAALLGLLDQVRPERKDLTSLAIVSIGVVVGFPLLTALALQHITSAHSIVFIGLLPLSTAVFGVLRGGERPQPLFWLFAILGSATVAGFALSNDGSASLVGDLLMVAAIVLCGLGYAEGAALSRRLGGWQVISWALLLALPLMVPVAILTWPSTWTGIGAPAWVGLAYVSVFSMFVGFVFWYRGLAIGGIARVGQLQQLQPFLGLALAGLLLHEPVAWSMIAATALVVVCVACARRYA; encoded by the coding sequence ATGCAATCTGCGGGCAGCGGCTGGGGCAACGGACTTCTTGGCGTGATCATCTTCAGCGGTTCGTTGCCGGCGACGCGCGTCGCGGTCGGGGGCTTTTCGGCGTTGTTCCTGACCTCGGCGCGCGCCGCCATCGCGGCGCTGCTCGGGGCGGCCCTGCTGGGCCTGCTCGATCAGGTGCGGCCGGAGCGCAAGGATCTCACCTCGCTGGCGATCGTTTCGATCGGCGTCGTGGTCGGCTTCCCGCTGCTGACGGCGCTCGCGCTGCAGCACATCACCTCGGCGCATTCGATCGTGTTCATCGGGCTGTTGCCGCTGTCGACCGCCGTCTTCGGCGTGTTGCGCGGCGGCGAGCGGCCGCAACCGCTGTTCTGGCTGTTCGCGATCCTCGGCAGCGCCACGGTGGCGGGCTTTGCCCTGTCGAACGACGGTTCGGCGTCGCTCGTCGGCGATCTCCTGATGGTGGCCGCGATCGTGCTGTGCGGACTCGGCTATGCCGAAGGCGCCGCGCTGTCGCGCCGCCTCGGCGGCTGGCAGGTCATCTCCTGGGCGCTGCTGCTGGCGCTGCCGCTGATGGTGCCGGTCGCGATCCTGACCTGGCCGTCGACATGGACCGGCATCGGCGCGCCCGCCTGGGTCGGGCTCGCTTACGTCTCCGTCTTCAGCATGTTCGTCGGCTTCGTGTTCTGGTATCGCGGGCTCGCGATCGGCGGCATCGCCCGCGTCGGTCAGTTGCAGCAGCTTCAGCCGTTTCTTGGCCTCGCGCTCGCCGGACTGCTTCTGCATGAGCCCGTCGCATGGAGCATGATCGCCGCGACCGCCCTCGTGGTCGTCTGCGTCGCCTGCGCGCGGCGATACGCGTGA
- a CDS encoding EAL domain-containing response regulator has protein sequence MDDGLVEVAERRPVTFGRRKVTPRACVADGKRHLRAFLAEVLEDLGFVTSECASADELQGVLANELPDLILFGVAADGIEPGKFLETLVREAFGGKVLAVGARESIILKAVQQVGEEYGLAMLPSLTTPFAAETLRERIAMLLPEEPAPSPAVHVGEALHAGWLELWYQPRIDARTLVRCGAEALVRMRHPTWGVVPPAYFIPEADDPHFRELSEFVIERAMQDWYYLMERQSTVDLSINLPASFLTEPQAVRDLCRRVPTHPAFGGLTIEIASEEAIRDLDVLSEVAREVGLHNIGLSIDNLGANWPDLMGLDRIPFVKLKADRQFVTGCGNDRLKRTVCRDIVELAKGYGVRTVAEGVQNRADLMAANELGFDLVQGFLFGKPMPLKKFARSALTRTVMGRE, from the coding sequence ATGGACGACGGGCTTGTGGAAGTCGCCGAGCGAAGGCCTGTAACGTTCGGTCGACGGAAGGTGACGCCGCGCGCCTGCGTGGCCGACGGCAAGCGCCATTTGCGCGCCTTCCTCGCCGAGGTGCTCGAAGATCTCGGCTTCGTCACCAGCGAATGCGCCAGCGCGGACGAGCTGCAGGGCGTGCTCGCCAACGAATTGCCGGACCTGATCCTGTTCGGCGTTGCCGCCGACGGCATCGAGCCGGGCAAGTTTCTGGAGACGCTGGTGCGCGAGGCGTTCGGCGGCAAGGTGCTGGCTGTCGGAGCCCGCGAGTCGATCATCCTGAAGGCGGTGCAGCAGGTCGGCGAGGAATATGGCCTTGCGATGCTGCCGTCGCTGACGACGCCCTTCGCCGCCGAAACGCTGCGCGAGCGCATCGCGATGCTGCTGCCGGAGGAGCCGGCGCCGAGCCCGGCCGTGCATGTCGGCGAAGCCCTGCATGCGGGCTGGCTCGAGCTCTGGTATCAGCCCAGGATTGACGCGCGGACGCTGGTCCGCTGCGGCGCCGAGGCGCTGGTGCGGATGCGGCATCCGACCTGGGGCGTGGTGCCGCCGGCCTATTTCATCCCCGAAGCCGATGACCCGCATTTCCGCGAGCTCTCGGAGTTCGTGATCGAGCGGGCCATGCAGGACTGGTACTATCTCATGGAGCGGCAGAGCACGGTCGATCTGTCGATCAATCTGCCCGCCTCGTTTCTGACCGAGCCGCAAGCCGTACGCGATCTCTGCCGGCGCGTGCCGACGCATCCCGCCTTCGGAGGCTTGACCATCGAGATCGCCAGCGAGGAGGCGATCCGCGATCTCGACGTCCTGAGCGAGGTCGCGCGCGAAGTCGGCCTCCACAATATCGGCCTGTCGATCGACAATCTCGGCGCCAACTGGCCGGACCTGATGGGCCTGGACAGGATCCCCTTCGTCAAGCTGAAGGCCGACAGACAATTCGTCACCGGCTGCGGCAATGACCGTCTGAAGCGGACGGTGTGCCGCGACATCGTGGAGCTCGCTAAGGGTTACGGCGTTCGCACCGTGGCCGAGGGCGTCCAGAACCGCGCCGACCTCATGGCCGCCAACGAGCTCGGCTTCGACCTCGTGCAGGGTTTTCTGTTCGGCAAGCCAATGCCGCTGAAGAAGTTCGCAAGGAGCGCGCTGACGCGGACGGTGATGGGAAGGGAGTGA
- a CDS encoding MFS transporter: protein MSLSHVDPVSLPDSEHQLQLRRAVIASTIGTAIEWYDFFLYSTVTGLVFAKLYFPHSDPWVGTLEAFAIYAVGFVARPVGAAIFGHYGDRIGRKSTLIATLLLMGLATFAVALVPTYESIGIWGAVILTVLRFVQGVGVGGEWGGSVLMSMEWARNDHSRGLIASWPQFGVPCGLFLANLAVLAFSQMSGEQFLSWGWRIPFALSLVLVGVGLYIRLGILETPVFSKLVAEQKVERTPMLQVIKEHPKEILLSAFARMAEQAPFYIFTAFIFSYGIGTLHVSRDFLLTAVLSASVLSFVSIPVFGHLSDRIGRKNMYLIGAIVTGVFGFIYFRMLDTGSHPVIFFAIILSLIPHDMMYGPQAALIAESFTGRLRYSGASLGYQLASVIAGGPAPLIAAWLFGSFHSATAIAVYIALCAVISVVATTAMTDYTGKNISGEYRTG, encoded by the coding sequence ATGTCTCTGTCACATGTCGACCCGGTCTCGCTGCCGGACAGCGAGCATCAGCTTCAATTGCGTCGCGCCGTGATCGCCTCCACCATCGGCACGGCGATCGAGTGGTACGACTTCTTCCTCTATTCGACCGTCACCGGCCTCGTTTTCGCAAAGCTCTACTTTCCGCATTCCGATCCCTGGGTCGGCACGCTGGAAGCCTTCGCGATCTATGCCGTCGGCTTTGTCGCGCGCCCGGTGGGCGCCGCGATCTTCGGTCACTATGGCGACCGCATCGGCCGCAAGTCGACACTGATCGCCACGCTGCTCCTGATGGGGCTAGCGACCTTCGCCGTAGCGCTGGTCCCGACCTATGAGAGCATCGGCATCTGGGGCGCCGTCATCCTGACCGTGCTTCGCTTCGTCCAGGGCGTGGGCGTCGGCGGCGAGTGGGGCGGCTCGGTGCTGATGTCGATGGAATGGGCGCGCAACGATCATTCGCGCGGGCTGATCGCCTCATGGCCGCAATTCGGCGTGCCGTGCGGACTGTTCCTGGCCAATCTCGCCGTGCTCGCATTCAGCCAGATGTCCGGCGAGCAGTTCCTGTCCTGGGGCTGGCGCATTCCGTTCGCGCTGAGCCTCGTTCTGGTGGGCGTCGGCCTCTACATCCGGCTCGGCATCCTCGAGACGCCGGTGTTTTCGAAGCTGGTCGCCGAGCAAAAAGTCGAGCGAACGCCGATGCTCCAGGTGATCAAGGAGCATCCGAAGGAGATCCTGCTCTCGGCCTTTGCCCGCATGGCCGAGCAGGCGCCGTTCTACATCTTCACGGCGTTCATCTTCTCCTATGGGATCGGCACGCTGCACGTCTCGCGCGACTTCCTGCTCACCGCCGTGCTCTCGGCCTCCGTGCTGTCCTTCGTCTCGATCCCCGTGTTCGGCCATCTGTCCGACCGCATCGGACGCAAGAACATGTACCTCATCGGCGCGATCGTGACCGGCGTGTTCGGCTTCATCTATTTCCGGATGCTCGACACCGGATCGCATCCGGTGATCTTCTTCGCCATCATCCTGTCGCTGATCCCGCACGACATGATGTATGGCCCGCAAGCCGCGCTGATCGCGGAGAGCTTCACCGGGCGGCTGCGCTACAGCGGCGCCTCGCTCGGCTACCAGCTCGCCTCGGTGATCGCCGGCGGTCCGGCGCCCCTGATCGCGGCATGGTTGTTCGGCAGCTTCCACTCGGCAACCGCGATCGCGGTCTATATCGCGCTGTGCGCGGTGATCTCCGTAGTCGCGACGACCGCGATGACCGACTACACGGGCAAGAACATCTCGGGCGAATACAGAACAGGCTGA
- a CDS encoding helix-turn-helix transcriptional regulator, with the protein MGHEHDTAADSRPSEWFESSASPHEEIDLVRLNAARAKAADEMATAIARELNGPLTALLLYMGEIKHHSDQLAPASGDRAYLQRVVENALTQTERVCSLVKQLAGPQKNGLPVLAAPEDAELKLGRSSQAPRTAGPAFSGLSSQKRLTKREREVLRLISEGYSNKQGALRMQISPRTFESHRAEAMRKLGARNTADLVRAALLHTID; encoded by the coding sequence ATGGGGCATGAGCATGATACGGCTGCCGATTCGCGGCCGTCGGAATGGTTCGAAAGCAGCGCTTCTCCGCATGAAGAGATCGATCTCGTCCGTCTGAATGCCGCCCGCGCCAAGGCCGCCGACGAGATGGCCACCGCGATCGCCCGCGAGCTCAACGGCCCCCTGACCGCGCTCCTGCTCTACATGGGCGAGATCAAGCATCACAGCGATCAGCTCGCGCCGGCCTCCGGCGACCGTGCGTATTTGCAGCGGGTGGTGGAGAACGCGCTGACGCAGACCGAGCGTGTTTGCAGCCTGGTCAAGCAGCTTGCCGGTCCGCAGAAGAATGGCCTGCCCGTGCTGGCTGCGCCCGAGGATGCCGAGTTGAAGTTGGGCCGGTCGTCACAGGCGCCCCGCACGGCAGGACCCGCGTTCTCCGGCCTGTCGAGCCAGAAGCGCCTGACCAAGCGCGAGCGCGAGGTGCTGCGGCTGATCAGCGAAGGCTATTCGAACAAGCAGGGTGCGTTGCGGATGCAGATCAGCCCGCGCACGTTCGAAAGCCATCGCGCGGAGGCCATGCGCAAGCTCGGTGCGCGCAACACCGCGGATCTCGTCCGGGCCGCGCTGCTGCATACGATCGATTGA
- a CDS encoding Hpt domain-containing protein yields the protein MFEATFATTSHDLDAEPAREPTAFDALLREIGEDGAREVRAVFWSETSARLKQFRTLALAEHRAKIEREAHSLKSTAKSFGYLRLAALALRLERSTAALSDDEFGDLVTQMDLAYAAALAQEQPG from the coding sequence GTGTTTGAAGCCACTTTCGCGACCACGTCGCACGACCTCGACGCCGAGCCCGCGCGCGAACCGACCGCGTTCGATGCGCTCCTGCGCGAGATCGGCGAGGACGGCGCCCGCGAAGTGCGCGCCGTATTCTGGAGCGAAACCTCCGCGCGGCTGAAGCAGTTCCGCACGCTCGCTCTCGCAGAGCACCGCGCCAAGATCGAGCGCGAAGCGCATTCGCTGAAGAGCACGGCGAAGTCGTTCGGCTATCTCCGCCTCGCCGCGCTGGCGCTGCGGCTGGAGCGCAGCACGGCGGCGCTCAGCGACGACGAATTCGGCGATCTCGTCACGCAAATGGATCTGGCCTATGCCGCCGCGCTGGCGCAGGAGCAGCCAGGCTAG
- a CDS encoding Crp/Fnr family transcriptional regulator, which yields MVRPSNGFLSALSADDYELIRAHLRTVDLPHEAVLVETGEVLRRAYFPHRGVISLVAKLAKGEHVQVAMIGRDSLLGTLATMGEAPALNTAIVLVPGVASMMDLDRLRDAADQSSTLRALLGRHGLAVYAQVQQTAGCNAAHPVEARLSRCLLHTHDLSGDYRLLLTQEALAQMIGARRNSVSLVANSLQQANFIQYSRGHIQIVNLEGLRQTACECYGTVKAQYDRLLGRR from the coding sequence ATGGTGCGCCCATCCAACGGTTTCCTTTCCGCTCTGTCGGCAGACGACTATGAATTGATCCGTGCACATCTGCGCACGGTCGATCTGCCGCACGAAGCCGTTCTGGTCGAGACCGGCGAAGTCCTCAGGCGCGCCTATTTTCCTCACCGCGGCGTCATTTCGCTGGTCGCCAAGCTCGCCAAGGGAGAGCATGTCCAGGTCGCCATGATCGGGCGCGACAGCCTGCTCGGGACACTCGCGACGATGGGCGAAGCACCCGCGCTGAACACCGCGATAGTCCTGGTGCCTGGTGTCGCATCGATGATGGATCTCGACAGGCTGCGCGACGCGGCCGATCAGAGCAGCACCTTGCGGGCATTGCTGGGCCGCCACGGACTGGCGGTCTATGCACAGGTGCAGCAGACCGCGGGCTGCAACGCCGCTCACCCCGTCGAAGCGCGGCTGTCGCGATGCCTGCTGCATACCCACGATTTGTCGGGAGACTACCGGCTGCTGCTGACGCAGGAGGCCTTGGCGCAGATGATCGGCGCCCGGCGCAACAGTGTGTCGCTGGTCGCCAACAGCCTGCAGCAGGCAAATTTCATCCAATACAGCCGCGGACACATTCAGATCGTCAATCTGGAGGGGCTGCGCCAGACGGCGTGCGAGTGCTACGGCACGGTGAAGGCTCAGTACGACAGGCTGCTCGGCAGGAGATGA
- a CDS encoding chemotaxis protein CheW, with protein sequence MSTKMQTVEGAMVEYVTAMIGGQLFGLPISRVQDVFMPERVTRVPLASGEIAGVLNLRGRIVTVVDMRARLGLPKADDGKPPMAVGVDLRGESYGLLIDQIGEVLRLLEDGKEENPVNLDPRMAKLAGGVHRLDGQLMVVLDVDRVLELETKVQMAA encoded by the coding sequence ATGAGCACCAAGATGCAGACCGTCGAAGGCGCCATGGTCGAGTACGTCACCGCGATGATCGGCGGCCAGCTCTTCGGCCTGCCGATCTCCCGCGTCCAGGACGTGTTCATGCCCGAACGCGTCACCCGCGTGCCGTTGGCCTCCGGCGAGATCGCCGGCGTGCTCAATCTGCGCGGCCGCATCGTCACCGTGGTCGACATGCGCGCCCGGCTCGGCCTGCCCAAGGCCGACGACGGCAAGCCGCCGATGGCGGTCGGCGTCGACCTGCGCGGCGAATCCTATGGCTTGCTGATCGACCAGATCGGCGAGGTGCTGCGCCTGCTCGAAGACGGCAAAGAGGAAAACCCCGTCAACCTCGACCCCCGCATGGCCAAGCTCGCCGGCGGCGTCCACCGCCTCGACGGACAGCTCATGGTCGTCCTCGACGTCGATCGCGTCCTAGAGCTCGAAACCAAAGTGCAGATGGCTGCGTGA
- a CDS encoding response regulator, producing MKTCLVVDDSSVVRKIARRILEGLEFEVTEAEDGAKALEICRQKLPDAVLLDWNMPVMDGFEFMGHMRRLPGGDQPKVVFCTTENNVAHIAQALSGGANEYIMKPFDKDIIADKFAEVGLIPVGQAFA from the coding sequence ATGAAGACATGTTTGGTCGTCGATGATTCCAGCGTCGTGCGCAAGATCGCGCGCCGTATCCTGGAAGGTCTGGAATTCGAAGTCACCGAGGCCGAGGACGGCGCGAAGGCGCTCGAGATCTGCCGGCAGAAGCTGCCGGATGCGGTGCTGCTCGACTGGAACATGCCGGTGATGGACGGCTTCGAATTCATGGGCCACATGCGCCGTCTGCCCGGCGGCGACCAGCCCAAGGTGGTGTTCTGCACCACCGAGAACAACGTGGCCCACATCGCCCAGGCGCTCAGCGGCGGTGCCAATGAGTACATCATGAAGCCGTTCGACAAGGACATCATCGCCGACAAGTTCGCCGAAGTCGGCTTGATCCCGGTCGGACAAGCCTTTGCCTGA
- a CDS encoding protein-glutamate O-methyltransferase CheR produces the protein MTPTEYEYLRKFLRDHSGLDLSADKQYLIESRLLPLARKAGLSGITELVQKLQGLGSGALATSVVEAMTTNETFFFRDKVPFDHFRDTIMPEVLKARAGRRSVRIWCAAGSTGQEPYSLAMCLKEMGAALTGWRVEIIATDLSQEVLEKAKAGVYSQFEVQRGLPIQMLVKYFKQTGETWQINPELRAMIQHRQLNLLHDFAQLGTFDVIFCRNVLIYFDQDTKINIFNRLARQIEADGFLVLGAAETVVGLTDAFRPIAERRGLYKPNDARAAAVRPALAGAAPRMAAIAGL, from the coding sequence GTGACCCCGACCGAGTATGAGTATCTGCGTAAGTTCCTGAGGGATCATTCCGGTCTCGACCTGTCCGCAGACAAGCAATATCTGATCGAAAGTCGCCTGTTGCCGCTCGCCCGCAAGGCGGGGCTCTCGGGCATCACCGAGCTCGTGCAGAAGCTGCAGGGCCTTGGATCGGGTGCGCTCGCGACCAGCGTGGTCGAAGCCATGACCACCAACGAGACCTTCTTCTTCCGCGACAAGGTGCCGTTCGATCATTTCCGCGACACCATCATGCCGGAAGTGCTCAAGGCGCGCGCCGGCCGCCGCAGCGTGCGCATCTGGTGCGCCGCCGGCTCGACCGGGCAGGAGCCTTACTCGCTGGCGATGTGCCTGAAGGAGATGGGCGCCGCGCTCACCGGCTGGCGCGTCGAGATCATCGCGACCGACCTGTCGCAGGAGGTGCTGGAGAAGGCCAAGGCCGGCGTCTATAGCCAGTTCGAGGTGCAGCGCGGCCTGCCGATTCAGATGCTGGTCAAGTATTTCAAGCAGACCGGCGAGACCTGGCAGATCAATCCCGAGCTGCGTGCGATGATCCAGCACCGGCAGCTCAACCTGCTGCACGATTTCGCGCAGCTCGGCACGTTCGACGTCATCTTCTGCCGCAACGTGCTGATCTATTTCGACCAGGACACCAAGATCAACATCTTCAACCGCCTGGCACGCCAGATCGAAGCCGACGGCTTCCTGGTGCTGGGCGCCGCGGAAACCGTGGTCGGACTGACCGATGCCTTCAGGCCGATTGCGGAGCGCCGCGGTCTCTACAAGCCCAACGACGCCCGTGCGGCGGCCGTCAGGCCGGCGCTCGCCGGTGCGGCACCGCGCATGGCGGCGATAGCAGGACTGTAA
- a CDS encoding response regulator has product MPRSSLSPIPSNLPDVAERRALQLLVVDDDATQRSLITVAARQAGHEVTVAPSVAEAIRKLRSARFDCVTLDLVLEDGDGIDVLREMAEAKFSGSVIVVSGMDGKRRSAARSFARSVGIELQSLPKPLDLAALRISLANLGKTAMGLPAIHTWGGVATDAIVSRHRA; this is encoded by the coding sequence ATGCCAAGAAGCTCTCTCTCCCCCATCCCGTCAAATCTGCCCGATGTCGCCGAGCGGCGTGCGCTTCAGCTCCTGGTCGTCGACGACGACGCCACGCAGCGCAGCCTGATCACGGTCGCCGCCAGGCAGGCCGGCCATGAGGTCACGGTGGCGCCGTCGGTCGCGGAGGCGATCCGGAAGCTCCGGTCCGCGCGCTTCGACTGCGTGACGCTCGATCTCGTGCTGGAGGATGGCGACGGCATCGATGTGCTGCGCGAGATGGCGGAGGCGAAGTTCTCGGGCTCCGTGATCGTCGTCAGCGGCATGGACGGCAAGCGCCGCAGCGCCGCCCGCAGCTTTGCCCGCTCCGTCGGCATCGAGCTCCAGAGCTTGCCGAAGCCGCTGGATCTCGCTGCGCTGCGCATCAGCCTCGCCAATCTCGGCAAGACCGCGATGGGCCTGCCGGCGATCCACACTTGGGGCGGCGTGGCCACCGACGCGATCGTGTCGCGCCACCGCGCTTGA
- a CDS encoding response regulator: MAEQTSRGEIFVVDDDPAVRDTLSMVLKAAGYEVICFADGAALLSIARSRTPAAILLDVHIPGKSGLDILRELHGEDYPAPIFMISGQGDIAMAVSAIKNGALDFIEKPFRGSEIVSRLEEAIGAYARRRAENASPKFGSLHFPGREPLTRREREVLEQFASGASNKEAGRTLGISPRTIEDHRANIMKKLGARNAADLIRIVMTAAQRAS, translated from the coding sequence ATGGCCGAACAAACCTCTCGTGGCGAGATCTTCGTGGTCGACGACGACCCTGCCGTTCGCGATACCCTGTCGATGGTGTTGAAGGCGGCGGGCTATGAGGTGATCTGTTTCGCAGATGGCGCAGCATTGCTTTCCATCGCGCGAAGCCGAACACCGGCTGCGATCCTGCTCGACGTGCACATTCCCGGAAAGTCGGGCCTCGACATCCTCAGGGAGCTGCATGGCGAGGATTATCCGGCGCCGATCTTCATGATCTCCGGTCAGGGCGACATCGCGATGGCCGTGAGCGCGATCAAGAACGGCGCGCTCGATTTCATCGAGAAGCCGTTCCGCGGCAGCGAGATCGTGAGCCGGCTGGAAGAGGCGATCGGCGCCTACGCACGGCGGCGGGCGGAGAACGCGTCGCCGAAATTTGGCTCGCTGCATTTCCCCGGACGCGAGCCGCTGACCCGTCGTGAACGCGAAGTGCTCGAGCAGTTCGCCTCCGGCGCCTCCAACAAGGAAGCCGGCCGCACGCTCGGGATCAGCCCGCGGACCATCGAGGACCACCGCGCCAACATCATGAAGAAGCTCGGTGCGCGCAATGCCGCCGATCTGATCCGCATCGTGATGACCGCGGCCCAGCGCGCGTCGTAG